One Vibrio tapetis subsp. tapetis DNA segment encodes these proteins:
- a CDS encoding GNAT family N-acetyltransferase, whose translation MMNTVLLEKAKHDRNRFNCGIEALNNYLKIMASQQAKKDNTRTFVLEDDNDNSHIIGFYTLTMTPIDLKALPDKLQKKHQSSTSGGLIARLAVDDRYKGKGFGEWLLIDALRKLLAASDSVAFPVVIVDAKDGAKHFYERYGFQTFQDSENKLFITISDVRANLG comes from the coding sequence ATGATGAACACGGTACTTCTAGAAAAAGCAAAACATGATAGAAACCGGTTCAACTGTGGCATTGAAGCTCTTAATAACTATCTGAAGATTATGGCGAGTCAACAAGCAAAGAAAGACAACACCAGAACTTTCGTTTTAGAAGATGATAATGATAACTCGCATATCATTGGTTTTTACACGCTGACAATGACACCAATTGATTTGAAAGCTTTACCCGACAAACTACAGAAAAAACACCAATCATCCACCTCTGGTGGTTTAATAGCCCGCTTAGCTGTCGATGACCGCTACAAAGGAAAAGGATTTGGCGAATGGTTGCTGATTGATGCACTCAGAAAGCTACTAGCTGCCAGTGATAGTGTCGCATTCCCTGTAGTTATTGTTGACGCCAAAGACGGCGCGAAACACTTCTACGAGCGCTATGGATTCCAAACGTTTCAAGACTCAGAAAACAAACTCTTTATTACCATTTCTGACGTAAGAGCGAACTTAGGCT
- a CDS encoding DUF1778 domain-containing protein, giving the protein MANTLPRITARVDVDTQNLLTKAAAIAGMSSINSFVLSAAIEKAKQVIEREQALKLSQADAMLLMDALDRPSTINSKLKAASDRYDSKTQ; this is encoded by the coding sequence ATGGCTAATACTTTACCTCGCATCACTGCTAGAGTTGATGTCGATACACAAAACCTACTGACAAAAGCAGCTGCAATTGCTGGTATGTCTAGTATTAACTCATTTGTTCTAAGTGCTGCTATCGAAAAAGCCAAACAAGTAATTGAACGAGAGCAAGCACTTAAACTTAGCCAAGCTGATGCCATGTTACTTATGGACGCTTTAGACCGTCCTTCAACAATCAACTCAAAATTGAAAGCTGCTTCTGACCGCTACGATAGCAAAACTCAATGA
- a CDS encoding type II toxin-antitoxin system RelE/ParE family toxin has protein sequence MYKHNRSGLSVAQPALNPEESFPESGRIPPELEHLSYREVVVSPCRIFYKFDGKCVHILFIMRAERDLRNFLISNQ, from the coding sequence ATGTATAAACATAACAGATCAGGATTAAGCGTTGCGCAGCCAGCGTTAAATCCCGAGGAATCCTTTCCCGAATCAGGGCGCATTCCACCTGAGTTGGAACACTTAAGTTACCGTGAGGTTGTGGTCAGTCCTTGCCGTATTTTCTACAAATTTGATGGTAAATGCGTACATATTCTTTTCATTATGCGGGCTGAAAGAGATTTACGTAACTTCTTAATCAGTAATCAGTAA
- a CDS encoding GFA family protein, producing MSYSKASCLCGAVKIKAENINPKFTVCHCQSCRTWGGAPFFAVKCGTQVKMEGIDSVKMYKSSSWASRGFCSECGTHLFYKFKETGEYNMPVGLFPDLEGLEMDMQYFSDMRPSYYCFANETKEMTTEEIMTYFADKV from the coding sequence ATGTCATATTCTAAGGCTAGTTGTCTTTGTGGTGCGGTAAAAATCAAGGCTGAAAACATTAATCCTAAGTTTACGGTTTGCCATTGTCAGTCATGTCGAACTTGGGGAGGTGCTCCATTTTTCGCGGTGAAATGTGGTACTCAAGTAAAAATGGAAGGGATTGATAGCGTAAAAATGTACAAGTCTTCCTCTTGGGCTTCTCGAGGTTTCTGTTCTGAGTGTGGTACCCACTTGTTCTATAAATTCAAAGAAACAGGCGAGTACAATATGCCCGTTGGTTTGTTTCCAGATTTAGAAGGATTGGAAATGGACATGCAGTATTTTAGTGACATGCGCCCAAGCTATTACTGCTTTGCGAATGAGACTAAGGAAATGACTACCGAAGAAATCATGACCTACTTTGCGGATAAGGTGTAA
- a CDS encoding DUF4144 family protein, which yields MIQWPCIFKLDGDSELMFLSSESMLVSELEALIWSSADRLIDSGGQSYIIGQTNESYTFEPKDFALPLKAITQLIQEHEFSKAEMCLTKIQFTSVQEAIQSLASEK from the coding sequence ATGATTCAATGGCCATGTATTTTCAAATTAGACGGTGATTCAGAACTGATGTTTTTAAGCTCCGAGTCCATGTTAGTGAGTGAGTTAGAGGCGTTAATTTGGAGCAGTGCAGACCGTTTGATCGATAGCGGTGGGCAAAGTTACATAATCGGCCAAACGAACGAAAGTTATACGTTCGAACCGAAGGATTTTGCTCTGCCTTTGAAGGCCATCACCCAACTGATTCAAGAGCATGAGTTCTCGAAAGCCGAAATGTGCCTGACTAAAATTCAATTCACGTCAGTGCAAGAAGCAATACAGTCACTGGCATCAGAAAAATAA
- a CDS encoding DUF805 domain-containing protein, with product MEYFISAIKKYAVFKGRARRKEFWYFYLISFIISLALAFLDNQMGTFNPGIGGGLLGGVYGIFIFLPSLSLTVRRIHDTSHSGYWAFLLLIPIIGVLAILVFALLDSKPGSNEYGVSPKESAP from the coding sequence ATGGAATATTTCATCAGTGCGATAAAGAAGTACGCAGTTTTCAAGGGCCGTGCTAGACGAAAAGAGTTTTGGTATTTCTATTTAATCAGTTTCATTATCAGTTTAGCTCTGGCTTTCTTAGACAACCAAATGGGTACTTTTAACCCGGGCATAGGCGGTGGTCTTCTTGGGGGAGTGTATGGCATATTTATTTTTTTACCTTCGCTTTCGCTAACGGTTCGCCGAATTCACGATACTAGCCATAGTGGCTACTGGGCCTTTCTATTACTCATCCCGATAATTGGTGTTTTGGCTATTTTGGTCTTTGCTTTACTGGATAGTAAGCCCGGTTCTAACGAATATGGAGTCAGCCCTAAAGAGTCTGCGCCATAG
- a CDS encoding SpoIIE family protein phosphatase → MRVVIVDDQKTNREMFRYMLLSIASEIEVFESGEGVVESLKQAEQLPDLILMDVMMPIKDGFTTAKEIRAEFKHVHIPIIFLTVLDDRDSFGRCLFYGDDFILKPVGRSTLLAKVQAHYRIAKMHNEVSQQRDELSHFHEQVKYDYAMSESIFTNLIEEMTRELPSIDYISTPSTVFNGDLIVVADRPQGGAYVMIADATGHGLPAAISTIPASRAFFSMAEKGLALGEIVTEINSSLARFLPLGMMVAASVFEISSNGQDVMWWGGGLPDGYILDQEGKIIRNLTSEHMPLGVLANDEFEVNLLRLRLEPGQQIVCYTDGVTEAANSEGEQFGEERLRTVLEGGQSVIPTLNAAVNDFAVRKKSDDLSILAMTFPVLHSSVKEHDYEKPFVGSVPLSSTLRFSKQTLNDVTLMAEVRSYLSGMISGGQDLDLICSVLSELLANALEHGLLGLESSIKSDEEGFFKYYQLREEGLKRLDENAYLILIFDYYPTERKLHMTIEHNGNGFDHHALHQQANDEVHGRGIILVSELCETFEYSNNGTKVEAMYRLTH, encoded by the coding sequence ATGCGCGTAGTTATCGTTGATGACCAGAAAACAAATCGAGAAATGTTCCGCTATATGCTGCTGAGCATTGCCAGTGAGATAGAGGTATTTGAAAGCGGAGAGGGGGTGGTTGAATCACTCAAACAAGCTGAACAACTGCCGGATCTTATTTTGATGGATGTCATGATGCCGATTAAAGATGGCTTCACGACGGCCAAAGAGATCAGAGCTGAATTTAAGCACGTGCACATCCCGATTATTTTTCTCACCGTGTTGGATGATAGGGACTCTTTTGGTCGATGCCTGTTTTATGGCGACGACTTCATCTTAAAGCCGGTAGGACGAAGTACATTGCTGGCTAAAGTTCAGGCTCACTACCGGATTGCAAAAATGCACAACGAAGTGAGTCAGCAACGAGATGAGCTCAGTCATTTCCATGAGCAAGTGAAGTATGACTACGCCATGTCGGAGTCGATATTCACCAACTTAATCGAGGAAATGACGCGAGAACTGCCTAGTATCGATTATATATCGACGCCTTCTACCGTTTTTAATGGCGATCTCATTGTGGTTGCAGATAGGCCGCAAGGAGGGGCGTATGTGATGATAGCGGATGCCACAGGGCATGGGCTGCCTGCTGCCATTTCTACCATCCCAGCATCGAGAGCTTTTTTCTCCATGGCAGAAAAAGGGCTCGCGCTGGGCGAAATCGTTACCGAGATCAACAGTTCACTGGCAAGGTTTTTACCGTTAGGCATGATGGTTGCCGCGAGCGTATTTGAAATATCCTCCAATGGACAGGATGTGATGTGGTGGGGAGGCGGTCTCCCTGATGGTTATATTCTTGATCAAGAAGGAAAAATAATCAGGAACCTCACATCAGAACACATGCCTTTAGGGGTACTTGCTAATGATGAGTTTGAAGTAAATTTACTTAGGTTAAGGCTTGAGCCTGGCCAACAAATTGTTTGTTATACCGATGGCGTAACAGAGGCGGCTAACTCTGAAGGGGAGCAATTTGGCGAAGAACGGTTACGAACCGTTCTTGAAGGCGGTCAGTCGGTTATTCCGACCCTAAACGCCGCTGTGAACGACTTTGCGGTACGAAAAAAATCGGATGATCTATCTATCTTGGCAATGACCTTTCCAGTCTTGCATTCAAGCGTGAAAGAGCATGACTATGAAAAGCCTTTTGTCGGCAGCGTCCCTTTGAGTTCCACGCTGCGTTTTTCAAAGCAGACTCTCAATGATGTAACTTTAATGGCCGAAGTGCGAAGTTATTTGTCGGGTATGATAAGTGGTGGGCAAGATCTTGATCTGATTTGCTCGGTCCTTTCTGAATTATTAGCCAATGCATTAGAACACGGGCTACTGGGATTAGAGTCGAGTATTAAATCCGATGAAGAAGGCTTCTTTAAGTATTACCAACTAAGGGAAGAGGGCCTTAAAAGGCTCGATGAAAATGCGTATCTAATTCTGATTTTTGATTATTACCCGACAGAACGAAAATTGCATATGACCATTGAACATAATGGCAATGGCTTTGATCATCACGCGTTGCATCAGCAGGCAAATGATGAGGTTCATGGTCGTGGAATTATTTTGGTTTCAGAGCTCTGTGAAACCTTTGAATACTCGAACAATGGGACGAAAGTCGAAGCGATGTATCGCCTTACTCATTAA
- a CDS encoding STAS domain-containing protein, producing the protein MSVTSEVDNSQRRVTISIEGAFGFNLVHEFRQSYAEQQNYKFVVDFRKVDYIDSAGLGMLLNMHKYLRQSDGEIIIANSMPQVKKILLISRFDKKFCIE; encoded by the coding sequence ATGTCAGTAACAAGTGAAGTAGATAACAGTCAACGACGTGTAACAATATCCATTGAAGGCGCGTTTGGATTCAATTTGGTGCATGAATTTCGTCAAAGTTATGCCGAACAACAAAACTATAAGTTTGTGGTCGATTTTCGTAAAGTCGATTACATCGACAGTGCGGGATTAGGTATGCTATTGAATATGCACAAGTATCTTAGGCAGTCCGACGGTGAAATCATCATTGCTAACAGCATGCCTCAGGTCAAAAAAATATTATTGATCTCTCGGTTTGATAAAAAGTTTTGTATTGAGTAA
- a CDS encoding methyl-accepting chemotaxis protein, which produces MNNNHQLARKKIITIAVQIGVLAAAVFLSISGQAIALMCVLIALHWSLNRQSGQNNANRLPSSVKQSDEREGTQVVNELLRYEVTHISDALTKQYQVTNESVVTLNDSFFGLQELSKTQNQVSEQLVSNFLANENSEYSLTTVLPKTEKIISQYIDILISVSERSISAVHSIHDMSSKLDKVFGLLDQVRGLSEQTNLLALNAAIEAARAGESGRGFAVVASEVRNLSVRSEELNNLIQAEINIAQSTIKEADKTVGEIASIDMTIAIESKDQVEDMLQGVQKTNTEVRTEVDRLRDIGGQLAQQVGNGIRALQFADIVSQQGEQAMKSVTLLDELTEQIESYQQGQVSMSEFIGTVSEFKTRAKSRGEAAAQQSTIDEGAVELF; this is translated from the coding sequence ATGAACAACAACCATCAGTTAGCTAGAAAAAAAATCATAACCATAGCAGTACAAATCGGGGTGTTGGCGGCTGCCGTGTTTTTGTCTATCTCTGGGCAAGCCATCGCGCTTATGTGCGTGCTTATTGCTTTGCATTGGAGCCTAAACCGACAAAGCGGGCAGAATAACGCGAATAGACTGCCTTCTTCGGTGAAGCAAAGTGATGAGCGAGAAGGCACTCAAGTGGTCAATGAATTACTGCGATACGAAGTCACACATATTAGTGACGCCCTAACAAAGCAATACCAAGTCACCAACGAGTCGGTCGTGACGTTAAACGATAGTTTTTTTGGTCTGCAAGAGTTGTCTAAAACTCAAAACCAAGTCTCAGAGCAACTGGTCAGTAATTTCCTTGCTAATGAAAACAGCGAATATAGCTTGACCACGGTATTGCCTAAAACAGAAAAAATAATCAGCCAGTACATCGACATATTGATCAGCGTGTCAGAACGCAGTATTTCTGCGGTTCATAGCATCCATGACATGTCGAGTAAGCTGGACAAGGTGTTTGGCTTACTCGATCAAGTCAGGGGCCTGTCAGAACAAACTAACCTACTGGCTTTAAATGCTGCAATAGAAGCTGCCAGAGCGGGCGAATCGGGCCGAGGGTTTGCTGTGGTGGCCTCGGAGGTTCGCAATTTGTCGGTGCGTTCAGAAGAGTTGAATAACTTAATTCAAGCAGAAATAAATATCGCGCAAAGTACGATAAAAGAGGCAGATAAGACCGTAGGAGAAATTGCCTCGATAGACATGACGATTGCCATTGAGTCAAAAGATCAAGTTGAAGATATGCTGCAAGGTGTACAAAAAACGAATACCGAGGTTCGTACAGAGGTCGATAGGCTACGGGATATTGGAGGTCAATTAGCGCAACAGGTCGGGAATGGCATTCGTGCTTTGCAATTTGCCGATATCGTATCGCAGCAAGGAGAGCAGGCGATGAAAAGCGTGACTTTGCTTGATGAGTTAACAGAACAAATAGAGAGTTACCAACAAGGCCAAGTATCGATGTCAGAATTCATTGGCACGGTTTCAGAGTTTAAAACAAGGGCGAAGAGTCGCGGTGAAGCGGCTGCACAGCAATCAACCATTGATGAAGGCGCAGTTGAGCTTTTTTAG
- a CDS encoding protein-glutamate methylesterase/protein-glutamine glutaminase has protein sequence MNKPTKVMIVDDSPVFRALLNEIISSDPDLEVVAMAEDPYEARTMIKQCNPDVLTLDIEMPKMNGVQFLKNLMRLRPMPVVMISTLTQHGAEATLQALELGAVDYFPKPSVDNPAQMVKYKQLVNEKVKIAAQANVGSQQTKAEPILVEKSIKGLGTGCELIAIGASTGGTEAIRHVLSALPDKLPPIVITQHISELFTASFAQRLNRTSEVKVSELQQESTPLIHGCAYVAPGNQHMVIVKRKGHYYAELDDRAAVNRHKPSVDVMFDAISETVKQKCIGVILTGMGQDGAKGMLKMKQAGAFTIAQDEHTSVVWGMPRVAVEIGAATQIAPLDKIPKMICDALKNTNN, from the coding sequence ATGAATAAGCCAACAAAAGTAATGATCGTTGATGATTCCCCCGTATTTAGAGCGCTATTAAACGAGATCATCAGCTCGGATCCTGATCTGGAAGTTGTCGCAATGGCAGAGGATCCGTACGAAGCGAGAACAATGATCAAACAATGTAATCCTGATGTTCTGACGTTAGACATTGAGATGCCGAAAATGAATGGTGTGCAATTTTTAAAAAACCTGATGCGTTTACGGCCAATGCCAGTGGTGATGATTTCCACCCTAACTCAGCATGGTGCAGAAGCGACGCTTCAAGCGTTGGAACTTGGTGCCGTAGATTACTTTCCAAAGCCAAGCGTTGATAACCCCGCGCAGATGGTGAAATACAAACAACTGGTCAATGAAAAGGTAAAAATCGCCGCACAAGCAAATGTAGGCAGTCAGCAGACTAAGGCCGAGCCGATATTAGTAGAGAAGTCTATAAAAGGTCTTGGGACTGGGTGCGAATTGATAGCGATTGGCGCATCCACAGGCGGTACGGAAGCTATTCGTCATGTACTGAGTGCGTTGCCAGATAAGCTTCCCCCTATTGTGATCACTCAACATATCAGTGAACTTTTTACCGCATCCTTTGCTCAGCGATTAAACCGTACCAGTGAGGTTAAGGTGAGTGAATTGCAACAGGAATCCACGCCGTTGATTCATGGTTGTGCGTATGTTGCTCCCGGTAACCAGCATATGGTTATCGTGAAACGCAAGGGTCACTATTACGCAGAGTTAGACGATAGAGCGGCGGTGAACAGACATAAGCCGTCGGTTGATGTGATGTTTGATGCGATATCCGAAACGGTCAAACAAAAGTGTATCGGGGTTATTTTGACTGGAATGGGTCAAGATGGCGCGAAAGGCATGCTTAAAATGAAGCAAGCCGGGGCGTTTACTATCGCCCAAGATGAGCACACATCGGTCGTTTGGGGCATGCCTCGAGTTGCGGTAGAAATCGGTGCGGCCACTCAAATAGCACCACTTGATAAAATTCCAAAAATGATCTGTGATGCTTTAAAAAATACCAATAACTAA
- a CDS encoding chemotaxis protein CheD (catalyzes the conversion of glutamine residues to glutamate on methyl-accepting chemotaxis receptors): MKELTSRMQTHSTQFNRFYHQHKKIHMVKVMPGGVYTSNEEEIICTGLGSCIAACMWDPVAEVGGMNHFLLPFNNRIEQDHWHPTEIISTASRYGNNAMEMLINQLLTAGAERSRIKLKLFGGAQMLGKYAMIGEKNIEFALSYANAEHFDIVSKDLGGLEPRKIMFDPLNGRAWVKRIRFAEVERVKQSEAEYAHQLDEESHRNHDDDVELF, translated from the coding sequence ATGAAGGAACTCACCAGCCGGATGCAAACTCATTCGACTCAATTTAATCGGTTTTACCACCAGCACAAAAAGATACATATGGTGAAGGTAATGCCGGGAGGCGTGTATACCTCAAATGAGGAAGAGATCATCTGCACAGGACTTGGATCTTGCATTGCCGCGTGTATGTGGGATCCCGTGGCAGAAGTCGGGGGAATGAACCATTTCTTGTTACCTTTCAATAATAGAATAGAACAAGATCATTGGCATCCAACAGAGATCATTTCTACGGCGTCGCGCTATGGCAACAACGCAATGGAGATGCTAATAAATCAACTACTTACAGCAGGAGCTGAGCGCTCACGAATCAAACTAAAACTGTTTGGTGGTGCGCAAATGTTAGGTAAGTACGCCATGATTGGCGAAAAGAACATCGAATTTGCGCTTAGTTACGCTAATGCAGAGCACTTTGATATCGTTTCCAAAGATCTTGGAGGCTTAGAACCAAGGAAAATCATGTTCGACCCACTTAATGGCCGAGCATGGGTCAAGAGAATTCGATTCGCTGAAGTCGAGCGCGTGAAACAAAGCGAAGCGGAATATGCTCATCAATTGGATGAAGAGAGTCATCGCAATCACGACGATGACGTGGAGTTGTTCTAA
- a CDS encoding CheR family methyltransferase, protein MGRILDQASNTVDPLEGREFELTNDDFKFIQWFIHKNVGIFLSDKKKAMVYGRISRLLREHDLQRFSQYREIIEADDNEKINFINNITTNKTHFFREMHHFDYVTRVLVPRWQNKSGKKVRIWSAGCSTGEEPYSYMSLLATLGLLDNGMDIRLLASDLDTKVLAHARKGVYPEKSLESIPEQFLKSSFVKGKGVQSGNIKVKEKLQQHITFNQLNLLAEWPIKQKFDLISCRNVMIYFDKPTQETLIRRFYEHLTDDGVLFIGHSESVGNCTDIFRHIGHTIYFKQ, encoded by the coding sequence ATGGGAAGAATTCTAGACCAAGCGTCTAATACGGTTGATCCACTGGAAGGCCGGGAATTTGAATTAACCAATGATGACTTCAAATTTATCCAGTGGTTTATTCACAAAAACGTGGGTATTTTTCTTTCCGATAAGAAAAAAGCTATGGTGTATGGTCGCATTAGTCGTTTATTGCGTGAACATGACCTGCAACGCTTTAGCCAGTACCGAGAGATTATTGAAGCTGACGACAACGAAAAAATCAACTTCATCAATAATATAACGACCAATAAAACGCATTTTTTCAGAGAAATGCACCATTTTGATTACGTGACTCGCGTGTTGGTTCCACGTTGGCAAAATAAGAGCGGAAAGAAAGTACGAATTTGGTCGGCTGGTTGCTCTACCGGCGAAGAGCCTTACAGCTATATGTCGTTACTGGCCACGTTGGGATTACTGGATAATGGCATGGATATTCGCCTACTCGCTTCTGATCTCGACACCAAAGTATTGGCTCATGCCAGAAAAGGGGTGTACCCAGAAAAGAGTTTAGAAAGCATCCCTGAACAGTTTTTAAAGTCATCTTTTGTGAAAGGGAAAGGCGTTCAAAGCGGCAATATTAAAGTGAAAGAAAAGCTGCAACAGCACATTACATTTAACCAACTAAATTTATTGGCAGAATGGCCGATCAAACAAAAATTTGATCTAATTTCGTGTCGAAATGTGATGATTTATTTTGATAAGCCGACACAAGAAACTCTGATCCGCCGATTTTATGAGCATCTAACCGATGATGGCGTTCTGTTTATTGGGCATTCTGAAAGTGTTGGGAATTGTACGGATATCTTTCGACATATTGGCCACACCATTTATTTTAAGCAATGA
- the aer2 gene encoding aerotaxis transducer Aer2: MAFWNRKQEPVAEQFATKALDSLMEQQAQSSKKTIGYDQLMSALDVAQTALMMIDRDFKITYLNKRSLALLVQHEALFQSVWPGFKATEEYLMGYCIDGFHANPQHQRQMMANPNNMPHTATIDIKDVQIELNVGAIIDTEGNYVGNTLEWSDVTELRKQQLEVSQLRSAVDQAQTAMVTIDRDFIITYYNRETLALFKKHEEKFRTVWPGFTASEEWLMGRCIDDFHARPEHQRQMLSDPSNLPYRTDISVSDIKIELNVAAVMDAQGNYVGNSLEWRDVTDARANEEEVGRLASAVAGMTTNLMMADQDGIIRYLNPAVSKLMKDRERELKEALPGFNADKLVGQNIDVFHKNPAHQRGIINNPDNLPFSSNVKVGTLEFNLTCIAMLDSNGNYMGPALQWQDITEQQDGQRQVEALIQKAIDGDLGQRIDTSKYSGFMSELGDGINSLLEAIVEPVSECIEVMSRVADGNLNTDMNGENSGEFGRLADAVNTSILNIRNMVEKITTSSARVATASTEIAEGNNDLSQRVEAQASNLEETAASMEQMTSTVKQNAENAKGANALSDDAAAKAGKGGAVVGQAVSAMAEINNASKKIADIIGVIDEIAFQTNLLALNAAVEAARAGEQGRGFAVVAGEVRNLAQRSAAAAKEIKGLINDSVEKVDEGSRLVDESGDTLNEIVDAVAKVSELITQIAQSSQEQATGIDEISRAIATMDEMTQQNASLVEETSAASQSLKDEGKDLLSLMNFFSSDQKIATLNQPPASNKGTQQSTVNVSSIRKKPSTKAVNSGIQLSEDGDEWEEF; the protein is encoded by the coding sequence ATGGCTTTTTGGAATAGAAAACAAGAACCTGTCGCAGAACAATTTGCTACCAAAGCATTAGACAGTCTAATGGAGCAACAGGCTCAGAGTTCAAAAAAAACGATCGGCTACGATCAACTCATGTCGGCTTTAGACGTTGCTCAAACCGCTTTAATGATGATCGATCGCGATTTCAAGATTACCTACTTGAATAAACGATCTTTGGCGCTTCTAGTACAACACGAAGCGTTGTTTCAATCTGTGTGGCCAGGGTTTAAAGCGACAGAAGAATATTTGATGGGTTACTGCATTGATGGCTTCCATGCTAATCCGCAGCATCAGCGCCAAATGATGGCCAACCCGAATAACATGCCACATACCGCTACAATCGATATCAAAGACGTGCAAATCGAGCTGAATGTCGGGGCGATTATTGATACAGAGGGTAATTACGTTGGTAACACACTGGAATGGTCCGATGTAACCGAATTGCGCAAACAGCAGTTAGAAGTATCGCAATTGCGTTCTGCGGTCGACCAAGCGCAAACGGCCATGGTAACGATTGATCGCGATTTCATCATCACTTACTACAACAGAGAAACATTAGCGCTGTTTAAAAAGCACGAAGAGAAATTCCGCACCGTATGGCCAGGCTTTACCGCATCTGAAGAATGGTTGATGGGGCGCTGCATTGATGATTTTCATGCAAGACCAGAACATCAAAGACAAATGTTGAGTGATCCGAGCAATCTGCCTTATCGCACTGATATTTCCGTTTCCGACATCAAGATCGAATTGAATGTGGCTGCTGTAATGGATGCCCAAGGAAACTACGTTGGCAACTCTCTAGAGTGGCGAGATGTGACAGATGCTCGTGCAAATGAAGAAGAAGTTGGACGTTTGGCTTCAGCAGTCGCAGGCATGACCACCAATTTGATGATGGCCGATCAAGACGGGATCATCCGTTACCTTAACCCTGCGGTCTCTAAATTAATGAAGGATAGGGAAAGAGAACTAAAAGAGGCATTGCCTGGTTTTAATGCCGACAAACTGGTTGGTCAAAACATCGATGTTTTCCATAAAAATCCAGCGCACCAGCGTGGGATCATTAACAACCCTGATAACTTGCCTTTCTCCTCCAATGTAAAAGTGGGGACGTTAGAGTTCAACCTAACGTGTATTGCGATGTTAGACAGCAATGGCAACTACATGGGGCCGGCATTACAGTGGCAAGATATTACAGAGCAGCAAGATGGGCAGCGCCAAGTCGAGGCTCTTATCCAAAAAGCGATTGATGGCGATCTCGGTCAGCGAATAGATACATCAAAATACAGTGGCTTTATGTCCGAGTTAGGCGATGGCATTAACAGCTTGTTAGAAGCCATTGTAGAGCCTGTGAGTGAATGTATAGAGGTCATGAGCCGAGTTGCTGACGGTAATCTGAATACTGATATGAACGGTGAAAATAGTGGTGAGTTCGGAAGACTTGCCGATGCGGTTAACACGTCCATTCTGAACATTCGAAACATGGTAGAAAAAATCACAACCTCTTCAGCACGAGTCGCAACCGCTTCAACCGAAATTGCGGAAGGCAATAATGATTTGAGCCAGCGAGTCGAGGCTCAGGCGTCCAATTTGGAAGAAACCGCCGCCAGCATGGAACAGATGACCTCAACCGTTAAGCAAAATGCCGAAAATGCAAAAGGCGCAAATGCCCTATCTGACGACGCAGCAGCTAAAGCGGGTAAAGGTGGTGCGGTTGTCGGCCAAGCAGTATCAGCGATGGCAGAAATCAACAACGCAAGTAAGAAAATTGCCGACATCATTGGCGTAATTGATGAAATTGCATTCCAAACCAATTTGTTGGCCTTGAACGCTGCAGTTGAAGCGGCGAGAGCGGGTGAACAAGGTCGAGGATTTGCCGTCGTTGCAGGAGAAGTTAGAAACCTAGCTCAACGAAGTGCCGCAGCTGCCAAAGAGATCAAAGGCCTGATTAATGACAGTGTCGAAAAAGTGGATGAAGGTTCGCGTTTGGTTGACGAATCCGGTGATACACTCAATGAAATCGTCGACGCTGTGGCGAAAGTCTCTGAGTTGATTACGCAAATTGCGCAGTCTAGCCAAGAGCAGGCGACAGGGATCGACGAAATCAGCCGTGCTATCGCAACCATGGATGAAATGACCCAACAGAATGCCTCTTTGGTCGAAGAAACGTCAGCGGCGAGCCAATCATTGAAAGATGAAGGTAAAGACTTACTGAGCCTAATGAACTTCTTTAGTAGCGACCAAAAAATTGCCACGCTAAATCAGCCGCCTGCCTCGAATAAAGGCACACAACAATCAACAGTTAACGTAAGCAGTATTCGTAAAAAGCCTTCGACTAAGGCCGTGAATTCAGGCATTCAGTTGAGCGAGGATGGCGACGAATGGGAAGAATTCTAG